In the Candidatus Cloacimonadota bacterium genome, TGGTCGCCACGCGGTTATGATTGTCCACATTGAGCTGATTCAGCGCGCTCACATAGATTTTTACCTTGCGATGAGCGGGAATGGCGGCGGTCAGTTCGTCGTTCAAACCGTGAATTCCTTCCATCACGATAACGTCGTCGTCCTTCAGTTTTATGGCGCTGTTGCTGCTGCGTCTTTGTCCGCGGGTAAAGTCAAAATGGGGTAAAACCACCTCTTCCCCGTTCAAAAGCTGCGTGAGCTGAAGGTTCAGAAATTCCAAATCCAGCGCGTGGATGGATTCAAAATCAAAATCCCCCTCCGCCGTGGGTGGCGTGAGCGTTCTTTCCACAAAATAGTCGTCCAGACCAATCACGATGGGCTTTGCCCTCGATGCCTTCAATTGGACGGACAGCCGTTTGGCGAAGGTTGTTTTTCCCGACGAGGATGGTCCCGCGATTAAAATCAGCTTCACCTCGGGGCGTTTCACGATATCCGCCGCGATTTCCGCAATCTTTTTCTCGTGAAGCGCCTCCTCCACTAGGATAAAATCCGAAATCTCATAATTGTCCGTCAGTTTATTCACGTCGATAACGTTGTGAACTCCCAGGATATTCAGCCATTTATCGTGTTCCTGATGCAGGGCGAACAGTTTTTCGGGAAACACAAACGGCTCTGCCAATTGACAATCCTTTCCGCTGGGAAAGCGAAGTACAAAGCCCGGTTCCTTGAAAACGATGTCAAATTCCTCAATCATGCCCGTGTGGTCGGCAAGCGGTGGTAAATAATAGTCATAATACTTCCCACAGCGATACACAAACACCTCTTTCTCATAGCGATAGGCAAGGTTTTTCACCACGTCCGGGCGTCCCATTTCTTCAAAAATGGAAATCGCTTCGGGGGTTTTAACCGCGATTTTATCGATGGGAATATCCGCCTCCACGATGCGACACATCTCGCTTTTCACCCTCTCACAATCTTCCTGTGTCCAGGGCGCGGCGACGAAAACTTCACAAAACACCCCGTCGCCAATCGAGTGTTCAATCACCAGGTTATGTCCCGGTCCCAAGAGGCTGTAAACCGCCTTGGCGAGGATAAAAATGGCGGAATCGTGGTAAATCCGGCTTCCCTCGCGGTGTTTGAAAGTGATGCAATCCACCAGCGTGTCCCCCTGAGGGATATATTCGTCATTGACATAAGTGGCGTGGTCAATTTTATAGCTCAAAATCCGCCGGGTGGGAATGTCCCTGCCGCGCAAAAGCTCGGCCAATGATTTGGCTTTATCCAGTTGTATCCGGCTGTGTTTGTTGCCGTCCAATCTGAGGTCGATGGTCATTTGTTTTTCCTTGTGTTTTTTGAGCCAAAAAGTCCGAAAAGCAATGGCTAATCGAACTTAGCTTGCAAAGTCCATTATTCTGGAGGGCGACAATCCGTCAAGAATTAGGAGAACCGAAACAATGAAGAAATTAACCAAAAAACAGCGCCTCCAACGTGAGGTGAAATATATAGCCGGAATCGTCTTGGGCGCCATATTTTTTGCCATTGGCTACTCTTGGTTTTTGATGCCATACAACATGGCTCCAGGCGGCGTGGCGGGTATCGCGCAGGTGATAAATATCTATCTGGGAGTCCCCCGCGGTGTGGCGATGATTATGCTCAATATCCCCCTGTTCATCATTGGCTTCATCTTCATCGGCAAAGCCTTTGGCGCCAAAAGCGTGATGGGAATGTTGATTTCATCGTCGTTCACGGATTTGCTCAGCATCCAAAGCCTTTCCCGCCTGGGAATTATGGATGCCACAAAATATTCTTTCGTATTTCAAAACAGACCCATCACCGCCTTCTTGGGCCCGAATGACATCATGCTTTCCGCCATCGCTGGTTCCGTGTTTTTGGGAATCGGGCTGGGGCTCATCTTCCGCTCTCGCGCTTCCACAGGCGGAACCGACATCCCCGTCGGGCTCATCAAACAAAAATCCGGAATCTCCATCGGCAGCGGATATTACATCGTGGAAA is a window encoding:
- a CDS encoding nucleoside kinase, giving the protein MTIDLRLDGNKHSRIQLDKAKSLAELLRGRDIPTRRILSYKIDHATYVNDEYIPQGDTLVDCITFKHREGSRIYHDSAIFILAKAVYSLLGPGHNLVIEHSIGDGVFCEVFVAAPWTQEDCERVKSEMCRIVEADIPIDKIAVKTPEAISIFEEMGRPDVVKNLAYRYEKEVFVYRCGKYYDYYLPPLADHTGMIEEFDIVFKEPGFVLRFPSGKDCQLAEPFVFPEKLFALHQEHDKWLNILGVHNVIDVNKLTDNYEISDFILVEEALHEKKIAEIAADIVKRPEVKLILIAGPSSSGKTTFAKRLSVQLKASRAKPIVIGLDDYFVERTLTPPTAEGDFDFESIHALDLEFLNLQLTQLLNGEEVVLPHFDFTRGQRRSSNSAIKLKDDDVIVMEGIHGLNDELTAAIPAHRKVKIYVSALNQLNVDNHNRVATTDCRLLRRIIRDHQYRGYTATETLLRWPSVRAGEERNIFPYQENADYMFNSSLTYELGVMRKHAWKILLSVPITSAAYTEARRLLALLATSNDIPDTLVPYNSIIREFTNGSIFRY
- a CDS encoding YitT family protein, with the translated sequence MKKLTKKQRLQREVKYIAGIVLGAIFFAIGYSWFLMPYNMAPGGVAGIAQVINIYLGVPRGVAMIMLNIPLFIIGFIFIGKAFGAKSVMGMLISSSFTDLLSIQSLSRLGIMDATKYSFVFQNRPITAFLGPNDIMLSAIAGSVFLGIGLGLIFRSRASTGGTDIPVGLIKQKSGISIGSGYYIVESGIILLVATLLKDPKILIWGYINLFITSRVTDLVSEGMPYTKGVYIISPHVDEIKEEIYEELQRGVTFFKASRGYEKKDTEVLFTVVNRRQVPLLTDIVKDHDPDAFMIVTDVYDVMGYGFRSRKINLGE